In Pseudomonadota bacterium, the sequence ACAATGATACGCCGACAGCAGTGATAAGCAGGGAAATTTTCGGTGCGTTTCTGAGCGGTTTATAGGCTATCTTTTCTATGAGATATCCTGCAAGACCTGTGCTGAGCATAGTGATAATAAAAACAAGATAAATGGGCATGCCGAATTTTGTAATAAGGAAATAGGCAATAAATGCCCCGAGCATGAAGATGTCGCCATGGGCAAAATTGATAAGCCTCAGCACCCCGTAAACCATGGTGTAACCGAGGGCTATCAGGGCGTAGACAGCCCCTAACTGGAGGCCATTAATAGTCTGTTCAATTATATAACCGAGAAGCTCCATAACAAATCTCCGTACAGCTTAACTATTCCAGGGGCTCACGTCGCCCCCTCCACCGGCCAAGCCGTCGGAGCCTTCCCTTCTCGCTCACCGTGTGAGCTAAAAAAACCCTTGTATGCCTGCGCCTGTCCTCCCGGAGGGGGGGTCGGCTCCTTTTCGACGCCCGGGGCACCCACTTGTTGAGTGGGTCGTGCTTTTGAATGCAGCTTGGTATCGTTTTTGCCGGTTTGAAAAACCTTACCTCACCGTATAACATTTTACAGCTTTTAAGGATTAATTGTCGTCATATATTTCACTTTATCCTTCTCAACCTTCAGTAGAACAACAGATTTTACCGCATCGCCGTTCTTGTCAAAACCTATGTTTCCTGTTACCCCTTTGTGGTTTTTTAAAGAAGAGAGGTATTTCATTATCTCTTCCTGTGTCGGCTTTTTCACGCTGTCGATTGCCTTCAACAGAATCATTGTAGCATCATATCCGAGCGCTGCCATTGCATCCGGCACCGCCCCGTGCTTTTCTTTATACCTTTTAATAAATGCATCTGCTATGGGGTCTTTTCTATCAGGTGAGTAGTGATTGGTAAAATAACCTCCGATTATAGCATTTCCTGCAATCTTCATCAATTCCGGAGAATCCCATCCGTCGCTGCCCAGCAGGGTTGACTTCAAGCCCTTTTCTCTTACTTGTCTCGCAATAAGCGCTACCTTGTTGTAATAGTCGGGCAAATAGATAATGTCAGGCTTCTTCAGCGCTATTTTAGAAATCAGGGCTGAAAAATCCACATCATCTTTCTGATAGGATTCATAGGCAACAATAGCCCCGTTGCCTTTTATAAAAGTTGCCTTAAAGAACTCTGCAAGACCTTTCGAATAATCGTTACCCACATCATAGAGCACTGCGGCCGTTTTTGCCTTTAATTCATTCAGTGCGAAATTTGCCGCCACAGTGCCCTGAAAGGGGTCTGTATAACATGCCCTGAAAATATAGGGCTTCCTTTTTCCTTCGTATATTGTTACCTTCGGGTTTGTGGCAGTACCGGTAACCATGGGAATCCTGTTTTTGTTTGCTATATCGCTGACCGGTATAGTCACTTTGGATGTGAGTGGGCCGCTGATTGCAATAACCTTATCTTGCGTAATCAGCTTGAGCGCTGCATTGGCACCTTCTGTGGGATCGTTTTTGTCGTCGGCTATGACCGGCTCAATGGTATATTTCCCTTTTTTTGCATACTCCTCAAGGGCAATGACAAAGGCATTCCTTGCCGACTCTCCGTATGTTTTTACATCACCTGTTAACGGTGTTATAAGACCTATCTTTATAGTGTCCTTTGCATATGAAATATTGGCGATAAAAAAGAGCAGAAAGAAGATAACAACATATTTTTTCATATCTATACCTCAATTTATTGTTAAAAAATTCACATAATAAAAATAAAAAATATAACCTGATTTGTAAAGACTTTTATTTTAGCCGAAAATCCTTTACAGACATCGGGGGTATAGGAAATGCTGGTATAATCCTTACTTGCATAATTGATACCAATTTGGATTTATAGATAGCACCCAGAAGAGGGTACCCGGGTAACGAAGTTATATGATTGAAGGCAAATTGGCATGACTTCCACTATAGATTACGAACACCCATAGCTTCTGCCTGCGGACACTTGTATTTTGCACTACAGTGAAGACAAGCAATTTTGGGAAAGATGATAAAAAATCTGAATAAAAGCAGGGCCACTACAACCAGAAAAATGAGCAACAGGGCAACAGAGAAATTCACAATCAATGCAGGAATCATCGCCAGAATAGGGACTATGAGCGAGGCTATATACAGATTATTGGCACAAAATATGCCTACAGCCCGTCGATGGAATGCTTCCGGATCCCCTTCTTTTGCTATCCTCTTTGAAAGAACATTCAAGCCCGATACGCACAGCGAGTCCCTTGTCTGGTAGTAAAGGCAATTCGGGCAAACAGTCAAAGGCATTATCACATACATTTCTACAAAAGATAATACGATATACAGAATCCCGAAGGTGTAGCCCGCCCATAAGGAGAAGCTGTAGCCAAGGGCTATTCCAGTTCCACCCATCAGAAAATGCAGTATCGTGCTGACGTTATAGATGAGCACACTGGACAACGGATATTTTATATAAAGCTTGGCTTTTTCACCTTTCTTTGATTGCATTTTCCCTTCTTAGGTGTCTATGTCTATGAATTAATACAAAAAAGTTACCTATGTCCCAAGAATAATCTATTGCCTATGTTACCGTTCGGTTATTATTTAATGTATTTGTCACCAACAGAGTACATTGTGCCATGTTTTGTTTTTTTTCACAAGTAGCGCTCCTTCTTTACTCGTTGATCGTTGGGCTATTTGAACTTAGCAAGGTATATCAGCTCCTGGACCACAACTCTTATCTCAGGCAATAGCTTGTCAAGGTCGTTTCGGACTGCATGATATTGCCTGCTGTGAGCCGACTTGTCTCCAACGTCCTTAACACTTGGCAGTGCACTTTTGGTGTTTCGGGACAAGTTCCACAAGGATTCGGCAAGGGTCATTTTAATAAATTCTGAAAGGAAATAAAAATTCCCATTACCGTCTTTGATCTTATCTGCGATCTTGAATGACTCGAATACCTCAATAATTAATGTGTCAAGACATTTCCGGGCATTATGCAGGGCTGACAGGCGCTATGCATCCTCCCTGTGTGGAGCAAATCAGTTAGGATTTTGTTTTATGAAAATTATTAAAGCCACCTCAACTCTACACCACGATGATTTTGCCTTCATCCACAGTTACCACATAAAACTTGTAGTATTATGTTTAGGGCCGGAAAAAGTTCTATAAAATAATTTATAATAAATGTTATAGTTTTCTCGTTTTACGGGTTGGAAAAAGTTTTAAGAAAAACATGATGTTTTTACTCAAAACATCTTTAGCATGATATGTTCAAATTGAGCACTTATTAACTCCAACCGAGCATAAACCATATATCAATCCATGCCTATATCTGAGAGAGGGGGAATGAAAAAAGTTATATGTGCCAAG encodes:
- a CDS encoding ABC transporter substrate-binding protein, which produces MKKYVVIFFLLFFIANISYAKDTIKIGLITPLTGDVKTYGESARNAFVIALEEYAKKGKYTIEPVIADDKNDPTEGANAALKLITQDKVIAISGPLTSKVTIPVSDIANKNRIPMVTGTATNPKVTIYEGKRKPYIFRACYTDPFQGTVAANFALNELKAKTAAVLYDVGNDYSKGLAEFFKATFIKGNGAIVAYESYQKDDVDFSALISKIALKKPDIIYLPDYYNKVALIARQVREKGLKSTLLGSDGWDSPELMKIAGNAIIGGYFTNHYSPDRKDPIADAFIKRYKEKHGAVPDAMAALGYDATMILLKAIDSVKKPTQEEIMKYLSSLKNHKGVTGNIGFDKNGDAVKSVVLLKVEKDKVKYMTTINP